A window from Candidatus Dormiibacterota bacterium encodes these proteins:
- a CDS encoding FAD-binding oxidoreductase, which yields MAADPEKYMMAPITRRQDYSPTLWSVWMKPPEPLAFKAGQYVAFGVDNHDKVLERAFSIVSSPYEPELEFFIEKVPEGALSPKLYELQAGDSVFMRKKAKGIFNVDVKSGHSQHFLVSTVTGIAPYISMVRTLALDLKEGRLAQPFRLVILQGVSKSNEFGYDTELYKAAGDYPWVDYIPTISRHWEDPEWKGERGRVDDLVRKYADSLNLAPKDTTVYLCGNPGMIVNVRDIMRRCGFEHAAIKEETYWAPGEGEVEY from the coding sequence TTGGCCGCAGACCCCGAGAAGTACATGATGGCGCCGATCACGCGGCGACAGGACTATTCGCCGACCCTCTGGTCAGTCTGGATGAAGCCGCCCGAGCCGCTCGCCTTCAAGGCGGGCCAGTACGTCGCCTTCGGAGTCGACAACCATGACAAGGTGCTGGAGCGGGCCTTCTCGATCGTCTCCAGCCCGTACGAGCCCGAACTCGAATTCTTCATCGAGAAGGTGCCGGAGGGCGCGCTGTCGCCCAAGCTATACGAGTTACAGGCCGGCGACAGCGTCTTCATGCGCAAGAAGGCGAAGGGGATCTTCAACGTCGACGTCAAGTCGGGGCACAGCCAGCATTTCCTTGTCTCAACCGTGACCGGGATCGCGCCCTACATCAGTATGGTCCGCACCCTGGCGCTCGATCTGAAGGAGGGCCGGCTGGCGCAACCCTTTCGTCTGGTCATCCTGCAGGGGGTGTCCAAGTCGAACGAGTTCGGCTACGACACAGAGCTTTACAAGGCGGCCGGCGACTATCCGTGGGTCGACTACATTCCGACCATCAGCCGGCATTGGGAGGATCCGGAATGGAAGGGCGAGCGGGGGAGGGTGGACGATCTGGTGCGCAAGTACGCCGACAGCCTCAACCTGGCACCCAAGGACACGACCGTGTACCTCTGCGGCAATCCCGGGATGATCGTCAACGTCCGCGACATCATGCGTCGCTGTGGTTTCGAGCACGCCGCGATCAAGGAAGAGACCTACTGGGCACCGGGTGAAGGCGAGGTCGAATACTGA
- the mnmA gene encoding tRNA 2-thiouridine(34) synthase MnmA — protein MKVAVAMSGGVDSSVAAAIMRDEGHEVFGVTLQLWPKEMAIRDFDKHHGCCSLDAVEDARRVANRLGIPYYVLNFEADFRTSVIDPFTEAYLKGRTPNPCIRCNETIKFGLLLRKALALGADLLATGHYARIDRGSDGYQLRRAVDERKDQSYVLYQLGQEELGVLRFPVGDWSKVEVREKAGALGLATALKPESQEICFVADGSYRSLLKDRFRERVQPGPILDQRGAVVGEHDGIAMYTVGQRSGLRLQGGGPDSPPQYVRTIDAASNTVTIGGPEQLLRASCRLEDVRYVAGQVPRAAFRASVRVRSHARFAEALVTPLGEQARVDFDDPQRALAPGQAAVFYDSDRVIGGGPIAAGDG, from the coding sequence GTGAAGGTCGCCGTCGCGATGAGCGGCGGCGTCGACTCGTCGGTCGCCGCCGCCATCATGCGAGACGAAGGCCATGAGGTCTTCGGCGTCACGCTGCAGCTCTGGCCCAAGGAGATGGCGATCCGCGACTTCGACAAGCATCACGGCTGCTGCTCGCTCGACGCCGTCGAGGACGCGCGCCGCGTCGCCAACCGGCTCGGCATTCCTTATTACGTGCTGAACTTCGAGGCGGACTTTCGAACCTCGGTGATCGACCCGTTCACGGAGGCGTACCTTAAGGGACGCACGCCCAATCCCTGCATCCGCTGCAACGAGACGATCAAGTTCGGGCTCCTGCTGCGCAAGGCGCTCGCGCTGGGCGCCGACCTGCTGGCGACCGGCCACTACGCACGCATCGACCGGGGATCCGACGGCTACCAGCTTCGGCGCGCCGTCGATGAGCGGAAGGACCAGTCCTACGTGCTCTACCAGCTCGGCCAGGAGGAGCTCGGGGTCTTGCGCTTTCCGGTCGGTGACTGGTCCAAGGTCGAGGTGCGCGAGAAGGCTGGGGCTCTCGGCCTGGCGACGGCGTTGAAGCCGGAGAGCCAGGAGATCTGCTTCGTGGCCGATGGCAGCTATCGGAGCTTGCTGAAGGACCGCTTCCGCGAGCGCGTTCAGCCGGGCCCCATCCTCGATCAGCGTGGTGCCGTCGTCGGCGAACACGATGGGATCGCCATGTACACCGTTGGCCAGCGCTCGGGCCTTCGCCTCCAGGGCGGGGGGCCGGACTCGCCACCGCAATACGTGCGCACCATCGATGCCGCCAGCAACACGGTCACGATCGGCGGTCCCGAGCAGCTGCTGCGCGCCAGCTGCCGGCTCGAGGATGTCCGCTACGTCGCCGGCCAGGTACCTCGAGCGGCCTTTCGAGCGAGCGTCAGGGTCCGCTCGCACGCCCGCTTCGCGGAGGCCCTGGTGACGCCGCTGGGTGAGCAAGCTCGCGTCGACTTCGATGACCCGCAGCGGGCGCTGGCCCCCGGTCAGGCCGCCGTCTTCTATGACAGCGACCGCGTGATCGGTGGAGGGCCGATCGCTGCGGGCGACGGGTGA
- a CDS encoding NIL domain-containing protein, with amino-acid sequence MARTTVRLTFRGDTRNDPVIYRLGQEFKVVTNIRRADVGTDTGWVELDLDGEDAEVERALEYCRSRGLGVDKLELP; translated from the coding sequence ATGGCGCGAACGACGGTGCGCCTGACGTTTCGCGGCGACACTCGAAATGACCCGGTCATCTACCGCCTTGGCCAGGAATTCAAAGTCGTGACGAACATTCGGCGTGCCGACGTCGGCACCGACACCGGCTGGGTCGAGCTCGACCTTGACGGCGAGGACGCCGAGGTCGAACGGGCGCTCGAGTACTGCCGCAGCCGCGGGCTCGGGGTCGACAAGCTGGAGCTACCGTGA
- a CDS encoding ubiquitin-like small modifier protein 1, protein MAVKIRVPGALRQLTRGAAIVEVDAGNVSQALDELNQKFPGFKERLYDDKGELRQFINIYRNDEDIRFGSGLKTPLKDSDDLSIVPAVAGG, encoded by the coding sequence ATGGCGGTCAAGATTCGCGTGCCCGGCGCGCTGCGCCAGTTGACTCGGGGCGCGGCCATCGTCGAGGTCGATGCCGGCAACGTGTCGCAGGCGCTCGACGAGCTGAACCAGAAGTTCCCGGGCTTCAAGGAACGGCTCTACGACGACAAGGGAGAGCTCCGCCAGTTCATCAATATCTACCGGAACGACGAAGACATCCGCTTCGGGTCCGGGCTCAAGACGCCGCTGAAGGACAGCGACGACCTTTCGATCGTCCCGGCTGTCGCCGGGGGCTGA
- a CDS encoding amino acid permease, protein MSDNVVTRPPRSTAEAAPGSQEAADAHDLGRFGYKQELRRVLNVYSSFAIAFSYISPSTGIFTLFVLGLAIGGPFFLWSWPIVALGQFIVALNFAEVSSHFPVAGSVYQWTKYLSNRAYSWMTGWTYLFAGVLTITAVDVTVPLVVIPLLNLLGFNVPNTTQAQVVVAAIILVSTTLLSIFGVRLVSLINNTGVVFEIIGMALFGFGLLIFFHHQPVSVVTNTTALGSGFTNQAGTFLAAMFMSLFVIYGFDTAGTLAEETRNPRAEAPKAILGAVVGAFVIGTIFLVAVVIALPGDIGKWVSDAAAGKYVSLADILTAILPKWAAIAYLLVAFAAIYVCCLAIQTSTIRLAFGMARDGKLPFGRLYNKVSATWHTPLGTCIVVGALAAIPLTYYAGAGTIAIAATGMIYTAYFLANIAVLIARSKGWPSEGAPFKLGGWGTIVNVVALLYGGAMLINFLWGRPGTAINPSVKELPGLSGIPLVGGVPIFEMTLGTVLVVGAIYYVIAQRGKQDQVVRAA, encoded by the coding sequence ATGTCCGACAACGTCGTGACACGCCCGCCGCGATCCACTGCAGAGGCTGCTCCCGGTAGTCAGGAGGCCGCCGACGCCCACGACCTGGGACGCTTTGGCTACAAGCAAGAACTGAGGCGAGTCCTGAATGTGTACTCGAGTTTCGCGATCGCCTTCTCGTATATCTCGCCGAGCACTGGCATCTTCACGCTTTTCGTCCTCGGCCTTGCCATCGGCGGCCCGTTCTTCTTGTGGAGTTGGCCGATCGTCGCGCTTGGTCAGTTCATCGTCGCCTTGAACTTTGCCGAAGTGAGCTCGCACTTCCCCGTGGCGGGGTCCGTCTACCAGTGGACGAAATACCTCTCGAACCGAGCCTACTCGTGGATGACGGGCTGGACCTACCTGTTCGCTGGCGTCTTAACCATCACTGCGGTCGACGTCACCGTCCCCCTTGTTGTGATCCCTCTCCTGAACCTGCTCGGCTTCAACGTCCCGAACACCACCCAAGCGCAGGTCGTCGTCGCGGCCATCATCCTGGTCAGCACGACCTTGCTCAGTATCTTCGGAGTTCGACTGGTTTCCCTAATCAACAACACCGGCGTCGTTTTCGAGATCATCGGTATGGCCCTCTTTGGCTTCGGGTTGCTGATCTTCTTCCATCACCAACCCGTCAGCGTCGTGACCAACACCACTGCGCTCGGTTCCGGGTTCACGAATCAGGCAGGAACGTTTCTCGCCGCGATGTTCATGTCGCTCTTCGTCATCTATGGATTTGACACGGCCGGCACGCTTGCCGAAGAGACCCGAAATCCCCGCGCCGAGGCGCCCAAGGCGATCCTCGGGGCGGTCGTTGGGGCGTTTGTCATTGGGACGATCTTCCTGGTCGCCGTGGTGATCGCCTTGCCCGGCGACATCGGGAAGTGGGTGTCGGACGCTGCGGCCGGCAAATATGTCTCGCTCGCGGACATTCTGACGGCCATCCTGCCGAAATGGGCGGCGATTGCCTATCTACTGGTCGCGTTCGCGGCGATCTACGTTTGCTGCCTCGCGATCCAGACGTCGACGATCCGCCTCGCGTTCGGCATGGCTCGTGACGGCAAGCTGCCATTCGGACGTCTATATAACAAGGTCAGCGCGACCTGGCATACGCCACTGGGAACCTGCATCGTGGTCGGCGCTCTGGCGGCGATTCCGCTCACGTATTACGCCGGTGCCGGAACGATCGCGATCGCGGCGACTGGGATGATCTACACCGCGTACTTCCTCGCCAACATCGCGGTTCTGATCGCTCGCTCCAAGGGCTGGCCGTCGGAAGGGGCCCCCTTCAAGCTTGGCGGTTGGGGCACGATCGTCAATGTAGTGGCGCTGTTATACGGCGGGGCGATGCTGATCAACTTTCTCTGGGGCCGGCCTGGGACAGCGATCAACCCCTCTGTCAAGGAACTTCCCGGCCTATCCGGCATTCCCCTGGTCGGCGGTGTTCCGATCTTCGAGATGACACTCGGCACCGTCCTCGTCGTGGGCGCGATCTACTACGTGATCGCGCAGCGCGGCAAGCAAGACCAGGTCGTCCGCGCCGCATAG